The nucleotide sequence TATGAGATAATCTGCAGTTCCAAACCACCAAAATGAACCAACAAATATTCGATTTGAACTTGAGTCAAATTCAAGCTCAAATTACTCCATAACACCAAGATCTGAACTCTTTAACAGCCCTTGTCGGATGGGCGTGAAAAGCTTTACAAGAACTCGAACCGACTCCTTGTAAGTTCAAACTTGAGTCGATACATGGTTCAATCTAGTAACTAAAACTTCAACTCGCTTGTGGCAACACAAGCGAGTCAATATAATAAAATCTCATCCCAAACAAACATCTATAACAGAGCATGTTCTAGATTTCAACGGTAAACAAGATATCCATACATCTGAAATTGTTCAAATGCATAGAAGGATTAGAACTAGAACTCTACTAGTGAATGATAAACAAGAGTTAAATAGATATGAAATTGTTCAAATACATGGGAAGATTAAATCTCACGACTTGTTGCATAAAAATGTATCCATCTATGACTGCACGCTACCCCCTTCTTTACTCAAATGTACGCGCTTCAACAAAAATATATCAGAAAGAAAATATGTCCAATATTCGTTCTGCAATCTGCATCCCCGTCTTCCTTAATTGATCCAAAACATCCTCAATATAATAAATTGATAATGAGTTTGAACTCTGTCACCTAATTGAAAATTAACGATTCAAAATCTTGcagcctcctcttcatcatcattatcatctccCCATAGTTGTTTTCTAGCAATTACAACTCTTTCATCGCTAAGAGATAGAGCATCGGTTTTTGGTTCTACCTCCAATGAATATCCATCCCATCTTAAAGCAGCCAAGAACTTTCTTATGTGGTCAACTACAGTTGACTTGTCTCTTATAATAACAAACCCTTCGGGCCTTAGCATACGATCCATCTCAATTAGTAAATCTTCCACACTGCAGCCACGATCCTCGATCTCTGAAAAAACCGACCATGCGTGAAGCAGGTCGTAAGTGCGTGGATATGTAGAGAAAGATTCACACCTGCAAAACACAATCCCATTAAGTTGAAAAATGATAAGCTTTTTTAACGTGTTATAAGTACAAAGTACAAACTACAAACCAATCATGAACCGTTCCGATTAATCCACGGTCATAAATAATCTTCAATTTGGAAGACGCGTTAACCGGAGCAACATTCATCACCCAAACATCTTTTTCCTTGAGAGCAGCGGCAAATCCACCGAGATTTGAGTTCATATCCATCACATTTCTAATTGAATCTTTCTGTATCACTGATCTCATCTGCTTCCAATAATCCGTCACTCTCTGAGACCATGTGTTCTGCATCATATAATGAGCATATAGAACTTAAAtatcagtaaataaataaattaataacaaCGATCTCTTATTAAACTTAAATGCTTACAGTGTCTTCTTGAAACTGATCATGACTAACACCAATTTCATCAAGGCGAGGAGGTGGCACACTAATCCTACTCGGCCATGGTTGAAGTCCACTACCTTTTCCCTTATGCATCTCTGTATTATCCAAAGACACGTATAAAGAAGATGATATACAACGGTTACCAAAGATACGTATAAAGAAGATGATATACAACGGTTAAAACCATACGATTAGAATATTAGATACCACTTACTTGCAGAGTATGGAGTAATGCATGCTTTCATCTGCACATTCCAACTGGCATCTGGATCGTTATCGGAACTGCAGAGAGGTGGGTTGGTTCCCGGTGCTCTTTTAAGATAACAGCTATTACTTAGTGATTTAGCCCATATAACCGTTTGATCTCTCCTCGAAACAACTCTCCAGCACATCCTTTTCAATAGATCGTGCATAGCATTCCAAATTCTTCTATTTTCCTCATCATGTGCATACGCTTCCGGTGAAGAATACACAAAATAACCTCCTGGTCTAAGCAATCTATCTAACTCCAAAAGCAGAATCCCATCCCTCTGAAGCCAATCTATCCTACAACGCGAACAATGCGCCAGTTCAAATGATCTACTTGGGTAAGGAAGTCTTTTGGTACCCAAGACTCCTAATGTCGATGGAATCCCACGCTCAAGTGCAAACTGGATTTGATTCTGATGCACATCATTCGGCGCGAGAGACATAGCTATTATTCCTAGAGGTAAAAGATAAGCCCCGAAACTTGCAACACCACAACCCACATCGAGAACGGTTCTGATATTTCCTCCATTGTTGAGTTTATCACCAGGAATCTTGAGCATCTATATGATCATGATAGTTATGCAAGTTAATCAAACCATAACTTATAACGTAGCGAATGATATCAAAATAACCTACCGATGCAATCGAAGCTATGTACTTATCAGCACCGTTATGAAAATGCGTTCCTCCACCAGGAAACCTAATCTTTTCCCCAAACACCGTCATCCAATTCTGATCCGATTTTTCTTGTGCAAGATGAGTATGAGGTATGTTAGCCTTCCAAACCTCATCCCTACTTTGAGGCCACCTAACCGGAATCTACAATTACACAGAGCACCAATCATAACTCAACAATGCATACCTACTCTCTATTAACCTAACTCAAAAACTAACATCTTAACCAAAAACAAACCGAAATGAAATCGCAAACTAACCTTATATCCAACCGGAGGCGGAATAAGACAATTATACCTCCTTGCTGCAGGCGGACAATGCCGCTCATAATGCTCCATTAAACTCAAATTAAGCTTCAGCTTCATTTGATATATAAGATGTCTATCCAAACACGGTATCAATTCCGAATACCTCATATCACAAATCTTCACAAAACAAACACTAATTAACCAAACACACTAATTTAACCAAACGCCCTAGTTTAACCAATTCAAAACAATTTATAACTCAACTACTTACAGGTAAGCTTTTAGGAACTTCAGGATTCAGTTCATGATCTTCAAACAACTCATCGAAATAATCACGTTTCGGAAGAAAGCTTCCAACGACCGGATCCGTACCGTCATCCACCGCAACAACTTCCTCCTCTCGCCGTAACGCCGGAGCGAACGTTGCGCCATTGTATAAACAAATCAAACCGAGTAAAACAATTAACCCTAGCAGAACCTGTTTGAGATACTTTTTCCGGCGAATGAGTTCGCCGGCGGTTGACTTCATTCCGGTGAGATAAGATGCGATATCGCCGATGCGGTGGTCGGATTTCAGGTTGTTGATTTTGTGAAAAGTGAAAACCCTAGGGGTGAATTGTTCATGTTATTTTGAAAGGAGGAAGAAAGGAATATGTGAGAGTTCAGTGTGTTTAAGGTGAAGATAATCTGAGGCAAGTTGCAATAGAATATTGGAAAAGATCTcagtgtgtgtatgtgtgtgagagagagtgACGGAGAGACGACGGGATTGGGAGGAGTGGACCGCCAATGGCCGCCGTTGATTGTGATCTAGGTTGGAATATGTAATAAAAGTTTTTTAACTTTACTTTAGggattaattaatattattactGCCCCATAAGTTTGAGAAAAATAATGTTTATTCAGTTGTATACACATTTTAAGAGTTAAGTTTACGTCTAAAGTACGAATGGGTGATGTTATATTGGTAAAAGCAAAACCTTTAAATATTTTGAGAGAGAGAGGTTTTGGGTTCAAAAAAAATTTACGTCTAAAGTGTCTTATCGTACAAAACATACGAAAGACATGAAAAAGACAAACA is from Helianthus annuus cultivar XRQ/B chromosome 9, HanXRQr2.0-SUNRISE, whole genome shotgun sequence and encodes:
- the LOC110878370 gene encoding probable methyltransferase PMT9 yields the protein MKSTAGELIRRKKYLKQVLLGLIVLLGLICLYNGATFAPALRREEEVVAVDDGTDPVVGSFLPKRDYFDELFEDHELNPEVPKSLPICDMRYSELIPCLDRHLIYQMKLKLNLSLMEHYERHCPPAARRYNCLIPPPVGYKIPVRWPQSRDEVWKANIPHTHLAQEKSDQNWMTVFGEKIRFPGGGTHFHNGADKYIASIASMLKIPGDKLNNGGNIRTVLDVGCGVASFGAYLLPLGIIAMSLAPNDVHQNQIQFALERGIPSTLGVLGTKRLPYPSRSFELAHCSRCRIDWLQRDGILLLELDRLLRPGGYFVYSSPEAYAHDEENRRIWNAMHDLLKRMCWRVVSRRDQTVIWAKSLSNSCYLKRAPGTNPPLCSSDNDPDASWNVQMKACITPYSAKMHKGKGSGLQPWPSRISVPPPRLDEIGVSHDQFQEDTNTWSQRVTDYWKQMRSVIQKDSIRNVMDMNSNLGGFAAALKEKDVWVMNVAPVNASSKLKIIYDRGLIGTVHDWCESFSTYPRTYDLLHAWSVFSEIEDRGCSVEDLLIEMDRMLRPEGFVIIRDKSTVVDHIRKFLAALRWDGYSLEVEPKTDALSLSDERVVIARKQLWGDDNDDEEEAARF